In a single window of the Daphnia carinata strain CSIRO-1 chromosome 4, CSIRO_AGI_Dcar_HiC_V3, whole genome shotgun sequence genome:
- the LOC130694626 gene encoding dnaJ homolog subfamily C member 13-like isoform X2, with protein MKRLIESMHLRWLVQPPSSIPHGVATLRFNCSVNYGGLHFANTQEGIFFPENKEKSIHAALSVLVEEDSSCPQDKANTEEEFLALRRLVATRSGFAAFTHLVGFREKLGLKVVKALQRDRDHVTQTAIDVLCALMEPMYDESDLRQEQLNKSSLLSSSKFLEGILERWTQHVLRGTGALVVISVLDFLTFALCAPYSETTDGAHFDALLAMIAKRGKELFRLLQHPSLSVVKGAGLLMKAVVEEGDESLAARMQHLALSEAALPRHLLTAFYTKKPAGSIGDGRLLLNRQLSRKLVALWTSNNPEALKLFQRILPAGLLSFLDSTDSVPETFDEDLGEGVPNRDNLKIANEEYGRKQNPQWQKAVERHVKTAHKMLAKHVDGALQHWRSRDHASRRQEKPKERPVVLRRRRQRVKAEGNWELLCYQFWKEHALPNLIWNAKTREELREALENQLRTCIQDRELSGVESIAWNHMEFEVSYPSLVDEVRVGDYYLRVLLQHNQPTGCLAIDIKNPVEFFDELYRRFLTAPKPSLRLPCLQAMALVYGRHRDVIGPFPDTGYLITLLERCSDYEERDRLVCLLSQLVNEPLNVKGMLDADGLRSLIDLLPLAHLHTRRAVLVSQSNVIEAGHDMQHPGEKEKEWYYGNAAGERLGPFSFVEMKELFKKGNLNAKSRCWAQGLDGWKSLQNVAIFKWSLLATGSALLNESDLAALILNLMIRICEYFPSRDSEGSVIRPLPRVKRILSDALSLPHVVQLLLTFDPILVEKVATLLTLVMSDNPLLSRLFNSGVFFFVMMYTGSNVLPIAKFLKMTHTTQALSLEDSSDQLSRSVLAPLLPEAMIRYLDTYGPEEFSQVFLGEFDTPEVIWGSEMRRLLIEKIAAHLADFTPRLQSNPRALYQYCPIPAIAYPQLEAELFCHSYYLRHLCDTLRFPNWPIKEPVNLLRELLESWRREVDKKPSGMTEDDALATLGLPKATPFNDATIRKAYFKLAQQYHPDKNPEGRVMFEKVAVAYQWLCNRNLRVTDGPDAHNILLLLQAQTIVFDRYGVELEPFKYPGYPQLLQTVRLETEDSQLFSKTTSLLGAGVALAYQTVRCSALNAEELRREGGLESFLEAISRCIPMIGSSSKLEDVAVQVCMHASRCLAVAGRFPACRDRLAELKMLTPEICRLLSHRHLPKLCQAACECVASLAQDSVLQLQLLQAGALWHLLILLFDYDFTLDEGGVQRSETSNKQEVSNTLAKSALFACARLGGYLKGTSASPPNAAVQEALSALLTPYLVGRLGVWSPEEFLKVLTNNTENPVLIWDNSTRSQLLEFLLEQQRTHIRSGESDLTYGATYVHETYTKELVIGGIFARVYNRQPDFQLENPSNFVIHLLDYLTEHSQQNLATDLEAIDSALQSLLNVIKATPAVALQCLGRFQCLFQLVENTSTTGYLALQVIHLATQQNDCVVDVGSAQLINYLLSVLRSSNSNNVRLCLDIIYTLLSHTPVVKEALAKGGVVFVLDVFCNETDMELRIRSAELLARMTADRLVGGKVRIQMAKFLPVLFADAMRDTPSTAVQLFESCSENPELIWTEDMRLRLSAVLRHIVKRQLTVISQNPKAEWAGIDPHDESELPNLDAEICVGGIYLRLLVANPGWILRKPKEILGELLEAALQGLQKEGETEKTKLIVSAISGLLHSQPVLSEHIPALGPLPRLLRLLSSSTGSSTVAARLLALLNPMASSTTCIEAFSRLECIAPIASAMHHHPEHVTIALETLEKIITSNSGTEEFAQQSINVELVPQLLKLLEDSVNPHLSSSGRALVVSILKALSVSRLHGSRVTSLLDQSSCWASYRDQRHDLFLQASGSALPIAAGAGVAGYITHHNRGSAGRQHQSPPPPPPTDPLQSRD; from the exons ATGAAGAGGCTA ATCGAGTCGATGCATTTACGGTGGCTGGTCCAACCTCCATCTTCGATTCCACATGGAGTGGCTACGCTACGTTTCAATTGCAGTGTTAACTATGGTGGACTGCACTTTGCCAACACCCAAGAAGGCATTTTCTTTCCGGAAAACAAAGAGAAGTCCATACACGCTGCACTTTCTGTTTTGGTCGAAGAAGATTCATCATGCCCTCAG GACAAAGCTAACACCGAGGAAGAATTTTTGGCATTGCGTCGTCTTGTGGCTACGAGATCGGGATTTGCTGCATTTACTCATTTAGTTGGATTTCGCGAAAAACTGGGCCTTAAAGTAGTGAAGGCTTTACAGCGTGATCGTGATCATGTTACCCAAACAGCCATTGACGTCCTTTGTGCTTTAATGGAGCCCATGTATGATGAAAGCGATTTACGACAAGAGCAACTCAACAAGAGTTCTCTGCTTTCATCATCCAAATTTTTGGAAG GTATCTTAGAACGATGGACGCAGCATGTGCTGCGTGGAACTGGGGCATTGGTTGTCATATCTGTTCTAGACTTCCTGACGTTTGCGCTATGCGCCCCATACAGCGAAACAACCGATGGAGCACATTTCGATGCGTTATTGGCAATGATTGCAAAACGTGGCAAAGAATTATTCCGTCTTTTACAGCACCCATCACTTTCAGTTGTCAAAG GAGCAGGATTGCTTATGAAAGCTGTGGTTGAAGAGGGAGACGAATCCTTGGCTGCGCGGATGCAACACTTGGCCCTTTCAGAAGCTGCTTTACCACGTCACCTATTAACGGCATTTTACACAAAGAAGCCAGCAG GGTCTATCGGAGACGGCCGTCTTCTTCTTAATCGACAGCTGTCGCGGAAGCTGGTTGCATTATGGACGTCTAATAACCCAGAAGCGCTAAAACTTTTTCAACGAATCCTTCCAGCAGGACTTCTGAGTTTTTTAGATTCGACCGACAGTGTTCCAGAAACGTTTGATGAAGATCTAGGCGAAGGCGTTCCTAACCGAGATAATTTAAAA ATTGCCAACGAAGAATACGGACGCAAACAGAATCCGCAATGGCAAAAGGCTGTAGAACGCCATGTGAAGACGGCACATAAAATGTTGGCCAAACACGTTGACGGTGCTCTACAGCATTGGCGGTCTAGAGATCATGCGTCAAGACGgcaagaaaaaccaaaagagcGTCCTGTTGTccttagaagaagaagacaacgTGTCAAAGCTGAAGGAAACTGGGAACTGTTATGCTATCAGTTCTGGAAAGAACACGCCTTACCTAATTTGATATGGAATGctaaaacaagagaagaaCTAAGGGAAGCATTGGAAAATCAGTTACGCACGTGCATTCAAGATCGAGAACTCTCAG GTGTGGAATCGATTGCGTGGAACCATATGGAATTTGAAGTCAGTTATCCATCACTGGTCGATGAGGTTCGTGTTGGGGACTACTACCTGAGAGTCTTACTTCAGCATAATCAACCTACTGGATGTTTGGCAATTGACATAAAAAATCCcgttgaattcttcgatgAGCTCTATCGTCGTTTCCTAACTGCCCCCAAACCATCTCTACG CTTACCATGCCTACAAGCCATGGCACTTGTTTATGGCCGTCATCGCGACGTTATTGGGCCTTTCCCGGATACGGGATACTTGATAACGCTGTTGGAGCGTTGTAGTGACTACGAAGAGCGTGATCGATTAGTCTGCCTTTTATCACAGTTGGTCAACGAACCACTTAACGTCAAGGGCATGCTAGACGCCGACGGATTGCGCTCTCTCATTGATCTCCTTCCTTTGGCCCACCTCCATACTCGTCGAGCTGTACTAGTCAGCCAGAGCAATGTGATTGAAGCGGGGCACGATATGCAGCATCcaggagagaaagaaaaagaatggtatTATGGAAATGCTGCAGGCGAACGCCTAGGACCCTTCAGCTTCGTTGAAATGAAAGAGTTATTTAAAAAG GGTAACTTAAATGCTAAAAGTCGCTGCTGGGCACAAGGACTGGACGGCTGGAAGTCGCTGCAAAACGTTGCAATTTTTAAGTGGAGTCTTTTAGCAACCGGCTCGGCGTTGCTGAACGAAAGTGATTTGGCTGCTCTCATCTTAAACCTAATGATTCGCATCTGCGAATACTTTCCTAGTCGAGACAGCGAAGGATCCGTGATTCGCCCTCTACCTAGAGTCAAACGAATCTTAAGCGATGCTCTTTCTCTTCCACATGTGGTCCAATTGCTTTTGACGTTTGACCCTATTTTGGTTGAAAAAGTTGCAACGCTTCTGACACTCGTAATGAGCGATAATCCACTACTGTCACGGCTCTTCAACAGCGGCGTCTTCTTTTTCGTCATGATGTACACAG GTTCGAACGTTCTCCCCATCGCCAAGTTCTTGAAAATGACTCACACTACTCAAGCGCTGAGCTTAGAGGACAGCAGTGATCAACTTTCGCGAAGCGTACTGGCACCTCTTCTACCGGAAGCCATGATACGCTATCTGGATACGTACGGTCCAGAAGAATTTTCTCAAGTTTTCCTTGGTGAATTCGATACTCCAGAGGTGATCTGGGGATCGGAAATGAGACGTCTTCTTATCGAAAAAATTGCTGCTCATTTGGCGGATTTCACTCCTCGGCTGCAAAGCAACCCACGTGCTTTGTATCAGTACTGCCCCATTCCTGCTATCGCATACCCACAGCTGGAAGCGGAACTATTCTGTCACTCCTATTACCTCCGTCATTTATGTGATACGCTTCGGTTTCCTAATTGGCCAATCAAAGAACCAGTCAATTTGCTGCGAGAATTATTGGAATCCTGGAGAAGAGAAGTTGACAAGAAGCCTTCTGGAATGACGGAGGATGATGCCTTAGCAACTCTCGGCCTACCTAAGGCGACTCCATTCAACGATGCAACTATTCGAAAAGCCTACTTCAAGCTTGCTCAGCAATACCATCCTGATAAAAACCCCGAAg GACGTGTCATGTTCGAAAAAGTGGCTGTTGCTTACCAGTGGCTTTGCAATCGCAATTTGCGCGTAACTGATGGCCCGGATGCGCATAATATCCTACTACTTCTACAGGCACAAACTATAGTATTCGATCGTTATGGCGTAGAACTCGAGCCGTTTAAATACCCAGGCTATCCCCAATTGCTCCAAACGGTACGACTCGAAACAGAAGATAGCCAGCTGTTTAGCAA AACGACTTCACTTTTGGGCGCTGGAGTTGCTTTAGCTTACCAAACCGTGCGATGTTCCGCCCTGAATGCAGAAGAGTTACGACGTGAAGGAGGATTAGAATCATTTTTAGAGGCTATTTCCCGATGCATACCAATGATTGGATCTTCTTCCAAACTGGAAGATGTGGCGGTTCAG GTTTGCATGCATGCTTCTAGATGTCTGGCGGTGGCAGGCCGTTTCCCAGCATGTCGTGATCGCTTAGCTGAGCTGAAAATGCTAACGCCGGAAATTTGCCGCTTACTTAGCCATCGCCATTTACCCAAGCTATGCCAAGCGGCCTGTGAGTGTGTGGCTTCGTTGGCACAAGACTCTGTATTGCAACTCCAACTACTTCAAGCAGGAGCTCTTTGGCACTTGTTAATTCTGCTGTTTGATTACGACTTTACTTTGGACGAGGGCGGAGTACAGCGTTCTGAAACATCCAACAAACAAGAG GTGTCGAACACTTTAGCCAAGTCGGCTTTGTTTGCCTGTGCTAGACTGGGTGGTTATCTTAAGGGTACCAGTGCATCGCCACCCAATGCCGCAGTGCAAGAAGCCCTCAGTGCTTTGTTGACACCTTACCTGGTCGGTCGGTTGGGCGTTTGGTCACCTGAAGAGTTCCTCAAAGTTTTGACTAACAATACAGAAAACCCTGTCCTAATTTGGGATAATAGTACGCGCTCTCAGCTACTGGAGTTCCTTTTGGAACAGCAACGAACACACATCCGCTCGGGCGAAAGCGACCTAACGTATGGAGCAACCTATGTTCATGAAACCTACACCAAAGAATTAGTTATCGGTGGCATATTCGCCCGCGTATACAACCGGCAACCGGATTTTCAACTTGAAAATCCTTCGAATTTTGTCATTCACCTACTAGATTATTTAACGGAACACTCCCAACAG aatCTTGCGACTGATCTGGAGGCCATCGATTCAGCATTACAATCGCTATTGAATGTGATAAAAGCAACTCCTGCGGTAGCTTTGCAGTGCCTTGGACGTTTTCAGTGTCTTTTCCAACTTGTTGAGAATACGTCTACCACCGGATATTTGGCTCTGCAG GTGATTCACCTAGCTACCCAACAAAATGACTGTGTTGTTGACGTTGGCTCAGCTCAACTGATCAATTACCTTCTTTCCGTTCTCCGTTCATCAAATTCTAATAATGTTAGATTATGTCTCGATATAATCTACACACTTCTTTCACACACCCCTGTTGTTAAAGAGGCATTGGCAAAAGGAG GCGTTGTATTTGTATTAGACGTCTTTTGCAACGAAACAGACATGGAATTGAGAATCAGATCTGCTGAGCTTTTAGCCCGGATGACAGCCGATAGGCTTGTAGGAGGGAAAGTACGTATCCAAATGGCCAAATTTCTTCCAGTGCTGTTTGCTGATGCCATGCGAGACACGCCGTCCACAGCCGTCCAACTCTTTGAATCATGTTCAGAGAATCCGGAGCTTATTTGGACAGAGGATATGCGACTCCGACTATCAGCT GTTCTTCGACACATCGTCAAACGGCAGTTGACTGTAATAAGTCAGAATCCAAAGGCCGAATGGGCTGGCATTGATCCTCATGATGAATCCGAACTACCCAATTTAGATGCCGAAATCTGTGTCGGTGGAATTTATCTCCGATTGTTAGTGGCGAACCCCGGTTGGATCCTACGCAAGCCAAAGGAAATACTTGGCGAACTGCTAGAAGCCGCACTCCAAGGCTTGCAAAAAGAAGGA GAAACGGAAAAAACCAAGCTTATCGTCTCAGCCATCTCAGGACTATTGCACAGTCAGCCTGTTTTATCGGAACACATTCCGGCCCTAGGTCCTTTGCCACGGTTGCTTCGTCTTCTGTCATCCTCAACGGGTTCTAGTACAGTCGCTGCTCGATTGCTGGCGCTGTTGAACCCGATGGCGAGCAGCACTACTTGCATCGAAGCGTTTTCTAGGTTAGAATGCATCGCGCCCATTGCATCTGCCATGCACCACCATCCTGAGCATGTTACAATTGCATTGGAGACTCTAGAAAAGATTATAACGTCAAACTCGGGAACCGAAGAGTTTGCACAACAATCAATTAATGTTGAGTTGGTGCCGCAGTTGTTAAAATTACTAGAAGACTCCGTCAATCCACACTTGTCTTCTTCCGGCCGAGCTCTAGTGGTTTCCATCTTGAAAGCTTTGTCCGTCAGTCGTTTACATGGCAGTCGGGTAACTTCTCTCCTAGATCAGTCGTCTTGCTGGGCTTCCTATCGAGACCAACGCCATGATCTGTTCCTACAAGCATCTGGCTCTGCATTGCCTATTGCAGCCGGAGCTGGAGTAGCTGGTTACATTACTCATCATAATCGTGGTTCGGCTGGACGGCAGCATCAATCCCCTCCGCCTCCTCCGCCGACCGATCCACTACAGTCGCGTGATTAA